One segment of Alistipes finegoldii DSM 17242 DNA contains the following:
- a CDS encoding nucleotidyltransferase domain-containing protein, producing the protein MTLNPADRVLLRLLAAAINMQEPALDKALSDPEWSRVYGQAAQQGVLAVAWESVRRLSPDLQPGRGLRLQWAYGAEQIVSRSKRQMLEAARFAALCTDAGCRLILLKGIGLARYYPFPLQRECGDIDILLPEGFEKGNEIARCRGMKVSGLDYKHNHICSNGVMFENHRYLTSFKGKSDIRRLERIFQDAVKGGDFVPFGEDRFHTLFPTVNALYITYHGFFHFLIEGITLRHLLDWALFVGKEQNAIDWNYFYRICDDLGFSRFADTMNAIAVDVWGVPLTNPGVSFDRRCMDRVLADVLANKRHVSGLPVYKRRAKLVCNMLSSRWKYRQLYGRSLFGEMARSVFGLLFDASPELK; encoded by the coding sequence ATGACGCTAAATCCTGCCGACCGGGTGTTGCTGCGGTTGCTTGCCGCGGCGATAAATATGCAGGAACCGGCTCTCGATAAGGCGTTGTCCGATCCGGAATGGAGCCGGGTATATGGGCAGGCGGCGCAGCAGGGGGTGCTGGCCGTGGCGTGGGAGAGCGTCCGGCGGTTGTCTCCGGATTTGCAGCCGGGCCGGGGATTGAGGTTGCAGTGGGCGTACGGGGCGGAGCAGATCGTCTCGCGGTCGAAGAGACAAATGCTGGAAGCAGCCCGTTTTGCGGCTCTTTGTACCGATGCGGGCTGCCGGCTGATCCTGCTCAAAGGGATCGGATTGGCCCGTTATTATCCTTTCCCATTGCAGCGCGAATGCGGGGATATCGACATCCTTCTGCCCGAAGGGTTCGAGAAGGGGAACGAGATCGCCCGATGCCGGGGGATGAAGGTTTCGGGGCTGGATTATAAGCACAACCATATCTGCTCGAACGGCGTCATGTTCGAAAACCATCGTTATCTGACCTCTTTCAAAGGGAAGAGCGATATCAGGCGGTTGGAGCGAATCTTTCAGGACGCCGTAAAAGGCGGAGACTTCGTGCCGTTCGGAGAGGACAGATTCCATACATTGTTTCCGACGGTCAATGCACTGTATATTACCTATCATGGCTTTTTTCACTTCCTGATCGAGGGGATCACCCTGCGGCATCTGCTCGACTGGGCTTTGTTCGTCGGGAAGGAGCAGAATGCGATAGACTGGAATTATTTTTACAGGATCTGCGACGATTTGGGTTTCTCCCGGTTTGCGGATACCATGAATGCCATAGCCGTGGATGTGTGGGGCGTCCCTCTGACGAATCCGGGGGTGTCGTTTGACCGCCGCTGCATGGATAGAGTGCTGGCCGATGTGCTGGCGAACAAACGGCATGTCAGCGGATTGCCCGTTTACAAGAGACGGGCGAAGCTGGTTTGCAACATGCTTTCGTCACGCTGGAAATACAGACAGCTTTACGGGCGCAGTCTTTTCGGGGAGATGGCGCGATCGGTGTTCGGTCTCTTGTTCGATGCTTCACCGGAATTGAAATGA
- a CDS encoding DUF1972 domain-containing protein, with the protein MKKVAVIGTVGVPAKYGGFETLVENLIGECCSEDVDYTVFCSGKAYPTRLKAYKNARLEYVPLHANGMQSIPYDIWSLIRTVGRGYDVVLILGVSGCLFLPLYRLLFRKRIVVNIDGLEHRRDKWGKWARKFLRLSERIAVKFADVVIADNKVIRDYVTETYRKPSVLIAYGGDHAVIPVDLSRQREILASFGVGAKAYACTICRIEPENNCHLILEAFSKTNIPLVFIGNWNLSAYGRELKAVYGKFCNIHIVDPVYDREQLFVLRKQCLFYIHGHSAGGTNPSLVEAMSCGAPILAFDVGYNRETTGHKACYWSTPEELAALAAESREDTSGSMERLANECYTWRKVVGQYEAIY; encoded by the coding sequence ATGAAGAAGGTCGCAGTTATCGGAACCGTCGGCGTTCCGGCGAAATACGGAGGTTTTGAAACCCTTGTGGAAAACCTCATCGGAGAGTGTTGTTCCGAAGATGTGGATTATACTGTTTTTTGCAGTGGCAAGGCTTATCCGACCAGATTGAAAGCTTATAAAAACGCCCGGCTTGAATACGTGCCGTTGCATGCAAACGGTATGCAAAGTATTCCGTATGATATCTGGTCGTTGATCCGGACTGTCGGCCGGGGGTACGACGTCGTGCTCATTTTGGGCGTTTCCGGGTGTCTGTTTTTGCCGTTGTATCGGTTGCTGTTCCGCAAGAGGATCGTCGTCAATATCGACGGCTTGGAGCACAGGCGGGACAAGTGGGGCAAATGGGCCCGCAAGTTTCTCCGTTTGTCGGAGCGGATCGCTGTCAAGTTTGCCGATGTCGTAATTGCGGACAATAAGGTGATCCGCGACTATGTCACGGAGACTTACCGTAAGCCGTCGGTTCTGATCGCCTATGGCGGGGATCATGCCGTGATCCCGGTCGATCTTTCCCGGCAGCGCGAAATCCTCGCCTCCTTCGGAGTCGGGGCGAAAGCATACGCCTGTACTATCTGCCGGATCGAGCCGGAAAACAATTGTCATCTGATTCTGGAGGCGTTCTCTAAAACGAATATCCCGCTCGTATTTATCGGTAATTGGAATCTGAGTGCCTACGGCCGGGAGTTGAAAGCCGTATATGGCAAGTTCTGCAATATCCATATTGTCGATCCGGTCTATGACAGGGAACAACTCTTCGTGCTCCGGAAACAGTGCCTGTTTTATATTCACGGACATAGCGCCGGCGGAACCAACCCGTCGCTTGTGGAGGCCATGTCCTGCGGCGCTCCGATTCTGGCGTTCGATGTGGGTTACAATCGGGAGACGACCGGTCATAAAGCCTGTTATTGGAGCACTCCGGAGGAACTGGCCGCTCTTGCTGCCGAAAGCCGGGAGGATACTTCCGGCAGTATGGAACGGCTGGCTAATGAATGTTACACGTGGCGTAAAGTTGTCGGTCAGTATGAAGCGATTTACTGA